A part of Crocosphaera sp. UHCC 0190 genomic DNA contains:
- a CDS encoding TIGR03790 family protein, with amino-acid sequence MKKLAFFSKTLIFLLCLGLMTCQSLSKTSKTSEIAIIVNHADPLSVKIAEYYRKKRKIPQEYVIEVIFDPNVSTLSPQEFQRLKTEVDLLTPPDAQGYALTWDSPYRVGCMSMTSAFALGFDTRYCAKGCQPTQANPYFNSNRSQPYTDFGIRPTMAIAAQNFEEAKALIDRGVAADHTYPQGTAYLMNTKDKARNVRSAFYPSIVNQLSKKLPIQVINGNVLREKTDILFYFTGVTKVNKLKTNQFVPGAIADHLTSFGGQLTDSKQMSSLRWLEAGATGSYGTVVEPCNFPQKFPHPGIVMYHYLNGDNLLQAYWKSVPWVGQGIFIGEPLARPFGPQKE; translated from the coding sequence ATGAAAAAATTAGCATTTTTCAGCAAAACCTTAATTTTCCTATTATGCTTAGGGTTAATGACCTGTCAAAGCCTTTCTAAAACGTCAAAAACCTCAGAAATCGCTATTATAGTTAATCATGCTGATCCCTTAAGTGTCAAAATTGCCGAGTATTATCGTAAAAAACGAAAAATTCCGCAAGAATACGTCATTGAAGTGATTTTCGATCCCAATGTTTCCACCTTATCACCTCAAGAATTTCAACGCCTTAAAACAGAAGTTGACCTGCTAACGCCCCCTGATGCTCAAGGTTATGCGTTAACTTGGGACAGTCCCTATCGTGTGGGTTGTATGTCCATGACCAGTGCCTTTGCGTTGGGATTTGATACCCGTTATTGTGCCAAAGGATGTCAACCTACTCAAGCTAATCCTTACTTTAACAGCAATCGTTCCCAACCTTACACAGATTTTGGCATTCGTCCCACTATGGCGATCGCTGCTCAAAATTTTGAAGAAGCGAAAGCATTAATTGATCGTGGTGTGGCCGCTGATCATACTTATCCCCAAGGGACAGCTTATTTAATGAATACAAAAGATAAAGCGCGTAATGTTCGTTCTGCTTTTTATCCAAGTATTGTGAATCAACTTTCTAAAAAATTGCCTATTCAAGTGATTAATGGCAATGTTTTACGGGAAAAAACAGATATTTTGTTTTATTTTACCGGAGTAACTAAGGTCAATAAACTGAAAACCAATCAGTTTGTTCCAGGGGCGATCGCCGATCATCTGACTTCCTTTGGGGGACAACTGACGGATAGTAAACAAATGAGTAGTTTAAGGTGGTTAGAAGCGGGGGCAACGGGGAGTTATGGTACAGTGGTCGAACCTTGTAACTTTCCTCAGAAATTCCCTCATCCTGGTATTGTAATGTATCACTATCTTAACGGTGATAATTTATTACAAGCTTATTGGAAAAGTGTTCCTTGGGTTGGACAAGGAATTTTTATCGGTGAACCTTTAGCGCGTCCTTTTGGCCCTCAAAAAGAATAA